Within Thermus sp. CCB_US3_UF1, the genomic segment AGCCCGTGCTCTTCAAGAGCGTGGGCCACGCCCTCTTTGACCTGGCGGCGGTGCGCCACCTTCTGGGCTTGGACTAAAGCCGCACCACGATCTTGCCGGTATGCCCCCGGTCCAGGAGGGCCTGGAAGGCCCTTTCCGCCTCGAGGAAGGGGAAGACCGCCCCCACCACGGGCCTAAGCTCCTTCCCCAAACGGGGGAGGAGGAAGGCCAAGGCCTCTTCCACAAGGGGCCTTTCCCGCAACAGGGGGGCCAGCCAGAAGCCCAGGACGGCCAGGTTCTTCCGCATGAGGCGCAAGGGGTTGAGGGGGGCCACCTCCCCCTCGGCGGCCCCGATGTAGACCAGCCGCCCCCCGGGCCTGAGGAGGGAGAGGCTTTCCTCCAGGTCCTTTCCCCGCACCTCCAGGACCAGGTCCACCCCGCCCAGCTCCTTGGCCACCTGGGGGAGGGCCTCGTAGGGGGCCACGGCCTCCGCCCCCAGGGCCTGGGGCAGGGGGAGTTTCTCCGGCCTCGAGGCCGCCGCCAGGACCCGAAGCCCCAAGGCCTTGGCCACCTGAACCGCCGCCGTGCCCAAGGCCCCAGCCGCCGCCTGGACCAGGACCCACTCCCCGGGCCTGGCCCCCGCCTGCCGCAGGGCCAGGTAGGCGGTGAGGAAGGAAACCGGGTAGGCGGCGGCCTCCTCGGGGGAAAGCCCTTCGGGCACGGGCAGGAGGGCTTCTTCCGGCACCGCCACCCGCTCGGCCAAGGCCCCGTGGCCCATGAGGGCGGCGTACCGCCTTTCCCCCACCTTCCCCACCGCCTCCATGCCGGGCACGAAGGGAGGGTGGAGGCGGGTCAGGTAGCCGCCTAGGCGCAGGAGGTGGTCGGCGAAGTTGAGCCCCACCGCCTCCACCTCCAGCACCACCTCCCCCGCCTTGGGGGAGGGTTCGGCCACCTCCTTGAGCGCCAAGGGAGCCCCCAGCTTTTCCTGGATCCAGGCCTTCATGGGGGAAGTTTACCCCCTTCTGACCTTTTGCTATCCTCGGGGATGTGACGGAGAAGAACCTCGCCCGCTTCTATCAGGCCGCCCAGGAAACCTGGAGCCAGCTCCCTCCCCAGGCCCGCTTCCGCCCCCTTGAGGACGGCAAGGTCCTGGCCCGCTACGCCTCCTTGATGGAGGGCTGGACCGAGGAGGTGGTCCAGGGGTTTTACGACACCCTCTTCGCCCACCCCGCCACCAAAAGGGTCTTCCGGGAAGGGGAGCGCCCGGAGCGGGAGAAGACCTTGAGGGACTGGTACCTGCGCACCCTAAGGGGCCCCTTCAACGGCCAGTACTTTGCCTGGCAGGCCCTGGTGGGCCTGGTGCACGTGCGCCGGGGGGTGACCAACGGCATGATGGCCGCCATGTGGAACTGGCTGACGGGGACCGTGGCCCAGAAGGCCCGGGAAACCCTCCCGGCGGAGGAGGCCCGGGCCCTGGAGGACGCCTGGCGCCGCCTGGCCTTCACCGTCATGGCCCTCATCGCTGAGGAGTACCTGGAGGCCTACCTCGAGGCCCTGGCCCTCACCTGGGGGGAGGACCCCCGGGTCTTCCTGGAAAGGGCCCAGGAGGCCGCGGCCCGGCTTCTGGCCCAGCTTACCCCCTCCTAGCCCTTCACCGACCCCGCCAGGAGCCCCCGCAGGAAGTACCGCCCCAGGAAGATGTAGACCAAAAGGGTGGGCAGGGCGGCCAGGATGGCCCCGGCCATGGGCAGGTTCCACTTCACCGCCTCCCCTCCCGCCAGCTGGGCCAGGGCCACGGTGATGGGCTGGCTTTCGGGACGGGTAAGGGTGACGGCGAAGAGGAACTCGTTCCAGATCTGCGTGAACTGCCAGATGGCCACCACCACGAAGGCGGGGGCGGAAAGGGGCAGGATCACGTGGCGGAAAACCCCAAAGAACCCGGCCCCATCCATGCGGGCGGCCTCCACCAGCTCGTCGGGGATTTCCGAGTAGTAGTTCTTGAAAATCAGGGTCACGATGGGGATGCCGTAGACCACGTGCACCAGGACCAGCCCCCCCAGGGTTCCGTAGAGGCCGATGGCCTTCACGAACTGGAAAAGGGGGATGAGGACGCTCTGGTAGGGGATGAACATCCCGAAGAGCATGAAGGCGAAGAGGAGGTCCGAACCGCGGAAGGGCCACTTGGCCAGCACATAGCCGTTTAGGGCCCCCACCAGGGCGGAAAGCAGGGTGGCGGAGAGGGCCAGCACCAAGGAGTTTTGGAACTTGGGCCGGAAGGCTTCCCAGGCGATGCGGAAGCTCTCCCAGTAGACGGGGTCAGGCCAGCGCCAGACGGTATCCAGGGTGATCTTGGCGGGCTCCTTGAGGGCGGTGAGGACCACCAGGTAGACGGGCAGGAGGAAGAAGCCCGTCATGAGGAGCAAAAAGGCGTAGAGGAAAATCCGTCCCATCAGCGCCGCACCTCCTTCCTCAGCTGGCTCGCCAGGTAGGGGATGACCACCCCCGCCACCAGGAGGAGGAGGAGGATGCCGATGGCGGCCCCCTTGGCGAACTGGTTCCCCCGGAAGGCCAGGAGGTACATGTAGATGGCCGGAACGTCGGTGGGGGCATAGTCCAGCCCGGCCATGGCGAAGATGAGGTCAAAGATCTTCAGGGCAATGTGCCCCAAGACGATCATGGCCGAGAGGGTGATGGGGGCCAAGAGGGGGAGGATCACATGGCGGTAGGTCTGCCAGGGGCTGGCCCCGTCTACCTTGGCCGCCTCCAAGACCTCCACCGGGATCCCCCTGAGCCCCGCCAGGTAAAGGGCCATGGTGTACCCGGACATCTGCCACACCGCCGCCAGGATCACCCCCACCAGGGCCAGGCTGAACCCGTGGGGCTCGGGGTAGGGGAGGAGGTGGACGCGGCTGCCCACGGTCAGGGCCCAGAGGAGGAGGACCCCTCCGGAAAGGAGGGCCCAGAAGCGCCGCCTTTTTTCCCCTTCCCGGTGGGCCCGCCAGGCCACGTAGAGGAGGACAAGCCCCACCACCCAAGCGGTGTAGAGGGGCAGGCGGTTCCAGTCAAAGACCAGGACCTGCTCCCGGGTGGTGAGCCAGGGGAAGGCCAGGGGGGGTAGGCCCAAAAGGGTGGGAAGGACGTTCACCCCTCCTTGGGGCTGGAGGAGCCAGCGCCAGATGGTGCCCGTGACGACGAAGGAGAGAGCCATGGGGAAGAGGAAGACCGTGCGGAAAAACCCCTCCCCCCTGGGGCCTTGGTCCAGGGCCACCGCCAGGAGGAGGCCTAGGCCCAGGCTTCCCGCCATGAAGAAGAGGGTGAAGAAGACCAGGTTGATGACGCTTTGGCGGAAGCGGGTCTCCACGAAGCCGGTGAAGAGCTCCCGGTAGTTTTCCAAGCCCACAAACTGGAGTTCCGGCCTAAGGGCTAAGGCCTGGGCGGGATTTTTCCCCCAGTCGGTAAAGGAGACCCAAAGGTTCTGCCCGATGAACCCGTAGACGAAGATCCCCACCGCCACCAAGGAGGGGAGGAGGACCAAAAGGGCCGTGATGCGGTCGCGCATGCTGCCTCGGGGAAAACCCCGTGGGGGTAAAGCCCCCACGGGGCCGAAGGGGCCTTACCGGCCCAGGCCCACCTGGTTGGCGATGGCCTGGGCGGCGTTGGCCGCCGCCTGCGGGTTTTTGCTCTGCAGGAAGATTTCCATCACCGTGCCGAACTGGCTCATGAAGCTCTCGGGGGCCACCGCCCCGTGGACCAGGGAGCCCACGATGCGGTTGGACTTCCAGTCCTTCATGGCCGACTGGCCGTAGGCGTTGTACTTGGCCGGGTCGGAGTCCAGCCGGGCGGCGATGGAACCCTTGAGGGGGTTGAAGGTGTCCTGCCCCTCCTTGGAGCCCACCAGCCGGAGCCAGTTGAGGGTGTTCTGGCGGTTCTTGGCCCCCTTGGGCAGGCCGAAGGAGTCGGAGAGCATCATGAAGATCCCCGAGGTGCCGGGGGAGGGAGCCCAGGCGAAGTCGGTGCCGGGGCGGAGCTTCAGGGTGGTGGCCATGTAGCCCGCGGCCCAGTCCCCCATGATGTTGAAGGCCGCCTGGCCCTGGACCACCCGGTCCACGGCCTGCTGCCAGGAGAGGCCAGCGGCGTCCTTATTGGCGCAGTCCAGCACCTTGCCGAAGGTTTCCCACACCGCCACCGCCTTGGGGTCGGTGAACTTCAGCTTCCCGTTCCAGAGGTTGTTCCAGCCGTCCGCCCCCAGGAGGGCCAGGGCCACGCTCTCCCAGAGGTGCTGCTGGGTCCAGTTCTCCCCTAGGGCCAAGGGGGCCTGCAGGCCCTTGCGCTTGAGGGTTTCGCAGGTGGAGAGGAACTCGGCCCAGGTGCGGGGCGGGTTCACCCCCCATTCCCGCAGCTTGGCGGGGATGTACCACATGACGTTGGAGCGGTGGATGTTCACCGGCACGCTCCAGATCCCGCCCTTGTAGGAGATCAGGTCAATGAGCCCCTTGGGGAAGGCCTGGAGCCACCCCTCCTGGCGGAAGAGGCCCGTGAGGTCCTCCATCCTGTCGGCCACCACCCAGGTACCGATGAGCTCCATGCCCGCATGCACCTGGAAGCTATCGGGGGGGTCACCGCCCAGCATCCTGGTCTTGAGCACCGCCTTGGCGTTCACCCCGGCGCCCCCGGTGACCGTGGCGTTGATGACCTCCACGTTGGGGTAGCGTTGCTTGTAGAGCCGGATGAGGGCCTCGAGGGCCGGCCCCTCGTCCCCCGCCCACCAGGAGAAGATCTCCAGCTTGCCCGTCTGGGCCAGGGCGCTAAGCCCCAATACCATGCCGATCGCCCAAAGCCACTTCCTCATACCTACCTCCATTGCGACGTGGGCTTTCCGCCCACAGGCCGCCCAGCTCAAAGAAGCGGGCCAGAAACAGGCTGGCCCCTCCTACCGCCGCCGCCAGATGCCCGTAGGCCGAGGGGTGCACCGGGAGGGAGCGGTGGGTGGGCAAAAAGGCGTGGGCCTCGAGGGCCTGGCGTAGGGGTTCTTCCAAGAGGGGGAAGAGCTCTGCGGCCTTCCCCCCCACCACCACCCGGGCCGGGTCGTAGGCCACGGCCAGGTTGGCCACGAACCGCCCCAGGGCCTCGCCCAGTTGGCGGATGACCTGTAGGGCCAAGGGGTCGCCCTCCCGGGCCAGGGCGTGCAGGGCGTCCCAGTCCCCTGCCTTCCCCCCCAGGGCCTGGTAGCGGGCCAGGAGGGACCCCAGGCCCAGCTCCCGCTCCAGGCACCCCCGGCGCCCGCAGGCGCAAAGGGTTTCCCCGCTCCCCAGCCAGTGGCCCACCTCCCCCGCCGCCCCCCCGGTTCCCCGCAGGAGGCGGCCTTCGGCCACCACCCCCACCCCCAGGCCCGTGCTGAGAACCAGGTAGGCCAGGTTGGCCTCACCGTGGAAGAACACCTCGGAGAGGGCCGAGGCCTTGGCGTCGTTTTCCGGCAGGACGGGGAAGGGCAGGGGGGCAAGGAAGGGCTTTAGGTCCAGGTCCTCCCAGCCCAGATTGGGGGCCTTGAGCAGGCGTAGCCCCACCACCACCCCGGGCAGGGTGAAGCCCAGCCCCAAGGCCCCTTGGGCCCGGGGGAGGACCTCCTGCCAAAGCCGTTCCAGGCGCTCCTTGGGCCCGGCTTGGGGGGCGTGGCGCCACTCCAGGGTCCAAAGCACCTCCCCCCGCCAGTCCAGGGCCAGGAGGACCGTACCCTCCACCCCCACCTCGGCCCCCAGGGCGAAGCGGGCTCGAGGGCGCAGGTGGAGGAGGGTGCCGGGGCGGCCCACAGGGGGTGAGGTGAAGGCCCCCTCTTCCAGGAGGCCTTCCTGCAAAAGCTCGTCCACCAGGCGGCTCACCGCGCTCTTGGCCAGGCCGGTAAGGCGGGAAAGCTCCGCCCGGGTGAGGGGGCCCCGCCGCAGGTGGCCCAGGATGGCCCGGCGGTTGAGCCTGCGGATTTCCTGCGTATCCCCCTTGCGCACCCCACCTCCTTAGTTCGTTCTCAGGACTAAGTAAATCACCCACCGGGTTTCCCGTCAAGCCCTTGCCTTTTGCCAAGCTTGGCCTTAGCCTCCTCTTAAGGCCCGCTAGGGCCCTAAAGCCAGGTCCCGTTGCCCTGGTGCCTGGGCGCGTAGTCCAGGCTTAAAGTGGGGAAGTCCGGTGCAAGTCCGGCGCTGTCCCGCAACGGTAACCGGCCCCGCACCATGCCTTCCGCCGCAGGCCGGAAGCCCGAATACCTGCCAGGGCCGCCCGCCATGCCCCATGGGCGGGCACCTCACGCGGATGGGGGGAGCGATGGGGGTGCACCCGCGGTATGCGCCCCTGCCGTTTTCCCGGCAGGGGTTTTCCCTACCTCCCCCGGGCCTGGCCCTAGCGGCCTTAGGGAGGTAGGCATGAAAAGGGTACTGGCTCTCTTGGCGGTTTTCTTGGCCTTGGCTTGGGCTTTCCCCCTTACCCTCACCGACGACCTGGGGCGCACGGTGACCCTGAAGGCCCCCCCCAAGCGGGTGGTTTCCATGCTCCCCTCGGTGACGGAAACCCTTTGCGCCCTGGGGGCTTGCGACCGCCTGGTGGCCACCGACGACTACTCCGACTGGCCCGAAAGGGTGAAGGCCCTGCCCAAGGCCGGGGGGCTTTACAACCCCAACCCCGAGCTCATCGTTTCCTTGAAGCCCGATCTGGTGCTGGTTTCCAAGTATGGCCGCCTCTACGAGACCCTGGAGCGGGCGGGGCTTGCGGTCTACGCGGTGCGCACCGAGACCTACGAGGACATCTTCCGCACCACCCGCACCCTGGGCCGGCTCCTGGGGATGGAGGCCCAGGCGGAGCGCCTGGTGGCCCAGATCCAGCGGGAGGTCTACGGGGAGGAGTCCCGGGCCGCCCAGGCCAAGGCCCGTCCCCGGGTGTACTACGAGATCGATCCCACCCCCTACACCGTGGGGCCGGAGAGCTTCATCGGGGTGCTCATCGCCAAGGCCCGGGGGGTGAACATCGTTCCCAAGGAGCTGGGCCTTTTCCCCAAGATCGCCCCCGAGTTCGTGGTGGAGAAGAACCCCGAGGTCATCGTGGCCACCTACCCCAACGCCCAGGAAACCCTCCGCACCCGCCCGGGCTGGAGCCGGGTGAGCGCGGTGCAAAGGGGGCGGATCTGCGTCTTCACCGGAGGCCAGGACAGCCTCCTCTCCCGCCCCGGCCCCCGGGTGGCCCAGGGGCTTAGGCTTCTGGTGGACTGCTTCCACGGACGGTAGGCCATGACCCAGGCCCTTCCCCTGGCCCTGAGGCGGAGCCTGGTCTTCGCCTGGCTCCTCCTCCTCCTGGGCCTGGCCCTGGTCCTAGGGGTGGCCTTGGGGGCGGTGAGCCTCCCCCCCCAGGAGGTGCTCCGGGCCCTTCTGGGCCAGGGGGAAAACCCCATCGTCACCGAGATGCGCCTGCCCCGGGTCCTGGGGGGGATGCTGGTGGGGGCGGCCTTGGGGGTGGCGGGGGCGGCTTTCCAGGGCCTCTTCCGCAACCCCCTGGCCGACCCTTACCTCATGGGTTCGGCCGCAGGGGCGGCCTTCGCCGTGGCCCTCCTGGCGGCCCTCCTGGGTGGGCTTTCCCCCGCTTTTGCCCAGCACGCCGTCTTCCAGTCCCTGCCCCTTTCCGCCACCCTTTTCGGTTTCCTTGGGGCCCTTCTGGCCACGCTTCTCACCCTCCTCCTGGCTGGGGGTGTGGCCAGGACGGGGGAGCTGGTCCTGGCGGGGGTGGTGGTGGGGAGCGTTCTCACCGGGGCCACCACCTACCTGATGCTGCAGGACGCGGACCGGGTGCGGGCCGTCTTCGCCTACACCCTGGGCAACCTGGCCTTCGTGGGCTGGCCGGGGGTCAAGGCCTTGGCCTTCTTCCTGGCCTTGGCCCTGCCTTGCCTTTTCCTCCTGGGCCGGGTCCTCAACGCCCTCCAGCTGGGGGAGGAGACGGCCAAGAGCCTGGGGCTTCCCCTGGAGGCCCTGAAGCTTCTGCTCCTCATGGCCTCGAGCCTCCTCACCGCGGCGGCCGTGGCCCAGGCGGGGATCATCGGCTTCGTGGGCCTGGTCACCCCCCACGTCCTGAGGCGGCTTCTGGGGGAGGACTACCGCCTCCTCCTGCCCGCCAGCGCCCTGGGGGGGGCGGTCCTCCTCTCCCTGGCCGACCTCCTGGCCCGCACCCTCACCCGGCCCGCGGAGCTCCCCGTGGGGGTGGTGACCACCCTGCTGGGCGGGCCCTTCTTCCTCTACCTGATGTGGAGGCGGCGTGGCCGGGCTTGAGGCCAAGGGCATCTGGGGCCCCTTCGCCCTCTTGGGGGTGGACCTGGCCCTAAGGCCAGGGGAGTGGCTGGCCCTCCTTGGCCCCAACGGCTCGGGCAAGAGCACCCTGCTTCGGGTGATGGCGGGCCTCCTCCGGCCCAAGGCGGGGGAGGTCTTCCTGGAGGGCCGTACCCTTCGGGCCTACGGGAGCTACCGCCGGGGCCAGCTTCTCGCCTACCTGCCCCAAAGCGGCCCCTACCCGGAAGGCCTCCTGGTGGAGGAGGTGGTGCGCCTAGGCCGGCTTCCCCACCTAGGGCTTTGGGGGCGGGAGACCCGGGAGGACCGGGAGGCCGTGGCCTGGGCCCTGGAGGTGACGGGGACCCTTTCCTTCCGCCACCGCCCCCTCGGCACCCTTTCCGGGGGGGAGCGCCAACGGGTCCTCCTGGCCCGGGCCCTGGCGGCCAGGCCCCGCTACCTCCTCCTGGACGAGCCCACCACCTTCTTGGACCTCGAGCACCAAGGGGAGGTGGTGGCCCTGCTCCAGGGCCTGGCCCGGCTGGGGGTGGGGGTGCTCTCCGTCCTCCACGACCCCAACCAGGCGGCCCTGGCCCACCGGGTGGCGGTCCTGAAAGGGGGAAGGCTTCTTGCCGAGGGGGGGCCTGGGGAGGTGCTCAGCGAGGCCTTTTTGAAAAGCCTCTACGGCCCCCGGGTTCGGGTGGCCCACCTGGAGGGGAGGCCCCATGTCTACCTGGACGGATAGGGCCCGGCTTTACGTGCGGGGCCGGGCCTTTTTGCTGGACTTGGGGGAAGAGGTGGAGTTCTACACGGAAAGCGGCCCAAGGCGGGCCCGCTACTTCCTGGTGGGGCGGATCTCCCCCCCGGAGCGCCTCCGCCTGGGCCTTCCCCGGGAGGGGGTGCTCCACTACCCCCTGGCGGTGGACCCCTTGGCCTTTGAGTGGGAGGGGGAGACCCTGGTCCTGCCAGGCTTGCGGGTCTACCTGGGGGGGCCGCCCCCCTTTGTGGAAACCCCCTATTACGCCTGGCGCTGGCCCCGCTTGACGGAGGGGGGGGCGGAGGGGTAGGGTGCCCTTACCGACCGTTCGGTCGTGAGGAGGTGCGCGGTGCGGCTCAAGGACAAGGTGATCCTCATCACCGGGGCGGCCCACGGGATTGGCCGGGCCACCCTGGAGCTTTTTGCCCGGGAGGGGGCGAGGCTCATCGCCTGCGACCTGGAGGAAGGCCCCCTGGGGGAGGCGGCCTCGGCCACGGGGGCCATGCCCCTGGTGATGGACGTGGCCGATCCCACCTCGGTGGAGGGGGGCTTCCGGGAGGCCCTGGCCGCCTTTGGCCGCCTGGACGGGGTGGTGCACTATGCGGGCATCACCCGGGACAACTTCCACTGGAAGATGCCCCTGGAGGACTGGGAGGCGGTCCTCCGGGTGAACCTCACGGGGAGTTTTCTGGTGGCCCGGGCGGCGAGCGAGGCCATGCGGGAGCGGAACCCGGGGAGCATCGTGCTCACGGCGAGCCGGGTGTACCTGGGGAACCTGGGGCAGGCCAACTACGCGGCCTCCAAGGCGGGGGTGGTGGGGCTTATGCGGACCCTGGCCCTGGAGCTTGGGCGGTGGGGGATCCGGGTGAACGCCCTGGCCCCGGGGTTTATTGAGACGCGGATGACGGCCAAGGTGCCGGAGAAGGTGCGGGAGAAGGCCATTGCGGCCACGCCCTTGGGGCGGGCGGGGAAGCCTTTGGAGGTGGCCTATGCCGCCCTGTTCCTGGTTTCCGAGGAGTCCAGCTTCATCACCGGCCAGGTCCTCTTCGTGGATGGGGGGCGGTCCATCGGGGCCGCCCCGGCCTAGGGCCATGGGCTTTGCCAGGCTGGACGCCTACCTGCGGGGCCTGGTGGCTGAGGGCTTGCTGCCCGGCTTCGTGGCCCTGGTGGCCCGGGAAGGGGAGGTGGCCTACCTGGGGGTAGGGGGGTACCTGGACCCGGAGAAGGGCCTTCCCATGCGGGAGGATGCCCTTTTTCGCCTCTACTCCATGACCAAGCCCTGGGTTTCCGCCCTGGCCCTCACCTTTGTGGAGGAGGGGGTCCTTTCCCTCCAGGACCCGGTGGAGAAGTACCTGCCGGAGCTGGCCGGGCTTAGGGTGGGGCGGGAGGTGGGGGAGGAGGTGGTTTGGGAGCCCTTGCGCCGCCCCCTTACCCTTTACGAGCTCCTGCGCCACACCGCCGGCCTCCCCTACGGGGTCTTTTTCCCCTCCCCGGTGCGGCGGCTTTACCTGGAAGCGGGGGTGGAGCGCTTTGACCTCTCGCGGGAGGCTTTTTTGGCGGGCCTTTCCCGGCTTCCCCTCCGCTTCCAGCCGGGGGAGGCCTTTGAGTACGGCTTGGCCACCGATGTCCTGGGCCACCTCCTCGAGGCCCTTTCCGGCAAGAGCCTGGAGGCCCTTTTGCGGGAGCGGGTCTTCGGCCCCTTGGGCATGGAGGATGCGGGCTTCTGGGCCAAGGACCCGGCCCGCCTGGCCCAACCCTTCCCTCAGGACCCGGAAACGGGCAAGCGCATCCGCCTCATCCCCGTGGAAGCCCCTCCCCCCCGGTACGCCGGGGGCCTAGGGGGGGTGGGGACGGCGGGGGACTACTTCCGCTTCCTCGAGGCCCTGCGCCGGGGCCAGGGCCTCCTCCACCCCCGCCTGGCCCGGCTGATGACCGCAGACCACCTGGGCCCCCTCTATGGGGAGGGGCTCCGCCGCGGCCCCGAGTACCTGCCCGGCCCCGGCTACGGTTTCGGCCTGGGGGTGGCGGTGCGCCTGGGGGAGGGGGGTCTGGCCCCGGGAAGCCCGGGGGACTGGTACTGGTGGGGGTTTGGCGGCACCCACTTCCTGGTGGACCCCAGCCTGGGCCTCACCGCCCTCCTCCTCACCCAGGCCCCCAACCTCCTTTCCCTCGCCCGCCCCGAAAAAGCCCTCCACTCCCGCCTGGGCCAGCGGCTGGGCCTGGCCTTCCGCACCCTGGTCTACGGGGCTTTGGCCTGAAGGGCCGCCTCCACCCGCCTTAGGGCCTCGGGGATCTCCTCGTCCCTCAGGTCGCGGTGGGTGACGAAGCGTACCCTTCCCCCCACGGCCCCGGCCAGGACCCCGTGGGCCCGGAGCCTTGCCAGGAAGCCTTGGGGGTCTTTGACCCGGGCGTAGACCATGTTGGTCTGCACCGCCTGGGGGTCCACCTCGAGGCCCAGGCGGAGGAGGCCCTGGGCCAGGGCCCGGGCCAGGGCGTGGTCCCGCTCCAGGTGCTTGGGCCCCTCGTTCAGGGCCAACAGGCCCGCCGCCGCCAACACCCCCGCCTGCCGCCACCCCCCGCCCAGGAGCCTGCGGTAGCGGCGGGCCTCGGGGAGGAGGGCCTTGGGCAGGAGGAGGAGGCTCCCCACCGGGGCCCCCAGGCCCTTGGAGAGGGAGACCGTCACCGTGGCGAAGCCTCGGGCCAGGCGGGCGGCCTCCACCCCGAGGAAGGTGGCGGCGTTGAAGAGGCGGGCCCCGTCCAGGTGGGTGGGGAGGCGGTGGGCCTGGGCCAGGCGGAGGAAGGCTTCCTGGACCTCTAGGGGCACCACGGTACCCCCGGCCAGGTTGTGGGTGTTCTCCAGGGCCAGAAGCCCCGTGGGGGCCTGGAAGGGGCCCGGGCGCAGGGCGCCCTGCAGGGCCTCCAGGTCGGGAACCCCGTAAGGGGCGGGCACGGGGCGGACCAGGGCCCCGGCCAGGAGGGCCGGGGCCCCGAGCTCGTACTCGTAGAGGTGGGCCCCTTCGGGGACCACCACCTCCGCCCCCCGGGGGAGGTGGAGGAGGAGGGCCACCTGGTTGGCCATGGTGCCCGTGGGCAGGAAGAGGGCGCTTTCCAGGCCCAGCATCTCCGCCGCTAGGGCCTCCAGGCGGTTCACCGTGGGGTCTTCCCCGTAGACGTCGTCCCCCACCTCCGCCTCGGCCATGGCCCGGCGCATGGCCGGGGTGGGCCGGGTGAGGGTGTCGCTCCGCAGGTCTATGGGCCGCATGCTGCCTCCACCCCCACGGCCTGGGCCAGCTCTAGGGGCAGGAGGAGGACCTCCCCTTTGAGCTCAATCCGCACCCCTCCCGCCTTCTCCAGCACCCGCAAGGGGGTACCCGGGACCAGGCCCAGCCGGGAAAGGAGGTTCAGGGTGCCCTGGTCCTGGGCCAGGGCCCGCACCACCCGCACCTCCGCCAGGGGGGCCTCGGCCAGGGGCAGGGTGGATTGGGGGGGGAGGGCCAGATCCTTGGTGGGGATGGGGTCCCCGTGGGGGTCAAAGGGGGGGTGGCCGAGAAGCTCGGCGATCCGCTCCTCAAAGGCCTCGCTGATCACGTGCTCCAGGCGTTCGGCCTCCTGGTGTACCTCCTCCCAGCCGTACCCCAGGGCCCGGTGGAGGTAGGCCTCCAGGAGGCGGTGGTGGCGCAGGACCTCGAGGGCCACCCGCTGCCCGGCCTCCGTGAGCCGGGCTCCCCGGTAGGGGAGGTGTTCCACCAGGCCCAAGGCGGCCAGCTTCTTCAGCATCCCCGTGGCCGAGGGGGGCCGGACCCCAAGCCGTTCCGCCAGGGCCTGGGTGGGGACGGCCCCTCCCAGGGCTTCCTGGAGGAGGAAAAGCTGCTTGAGGTAGTCCTCCTGGGCTTCGGAAAGGGGCGGACGGGCCATCCCCCTCAAGGTAGCATGGGGGCATGGACCTCACCCACTACCCCTACCCTTCCCGCCGCTTCGTGGTCCTGGGGCGGCGGGGGGTGGTGGCCACGAGCCAGCCCCTGGCGGCCCTGGCGGGGATGGAGATGCTCCTCAAGGGGGGAAGCGCGGTGGACGCGGCCATCGCCATGGCCGCCTGCCTCACGGTGGTGGAGCCCACCGCCAACGGGATCGGGGGGGACCTCTTTGCCCAGGTGTGGGACGGGAAGCTCCATGGCCTGAACGCTTCGGGGAAAAGCCCCCTGGCCCTTTCCCCGGAGCGGCTTCCCCAGGGCAGGATGCCCGAGAGGGGCTGGCTTCCCGTGACCGTGCCGGGGGCGATTTCGGGGTGGCGGGCCCTGCACGGGCGCTGGGGCCGGCTTCCCTTTGCCGAGGTCCTGGCCCCGGCCATCCGCTACGCGGAGGAGGGCTTCCCCGTGGGGCCGGAGACGGCCCGGGCCTGGCGGCGGGCGGAAGGGGTGTACCTGCCCCTTAGGGGCCCCGAGTTTGCCGCCTTCCAGGAGGTTTTTTTCCCCGGGGGGCGGGCGCCTAGGGCGGGGGAGGTGTGGCGGAGCCCCCTGCACGCCAAGACCCTGAAGGAGATCGCGGAGAGCCACGGGGAAAGCCTCTACCGGGGGGCTTTGGCCGAGGCCCTGGCCCGGTTCAGCGAGGCCACGGGGGGCCTCCTCACCCTGGAAGACCTGAAGGCCCACACCCCGGAATGGGTGGAACCCCTTTCCCTGGAGTACAAGGGCCTCACGGTGCACGAGCTGCCCCCCAATGGCCAGGGGGTGGCGGTCCTTTTGGCCCTGGCCATCCTGGAGGGGTTCAGCCTCAA encodes:
- the mntR gene encoding manganese-dependent transcriptional regulator MntR; amino-acid sequence: MARPPLSEAQEDYLKQLFLLQEALGGAVPTQALAERLGVRPPSATGMLKKLAALGLVEHLPYRGARLTEAGQRVALEVLRHHRLLEAYLHRALGYGWEEVHQEAERLEHVISEAFEERIAELLGHPPFDPHGDPIPTKDLALPPQSTLPLAEAPLAEVRVVRALAQDQGTLNLLSRLGLVPGTPLRVLEKAGGVRIELKGEVLLLPLELAQAVGVEAACGP
- a CDS encoding gamma-glutamyltransferase family protein, with protein sequence MDLTHYPYPSRRFVVLGRRGVVATSQPLAALAGMEMLLKGGSAVDAAIAMAACLTVVEPTANGIGGDLFAQVWDGKLHGLNASGKSPLALSPERLPQGRMPERGWLPVTVPGAISGWRALHGRWGRLPFAEVLAPAIRYAEEGFPVGPETARAWRRAEGVYLPLRGPEFAAFQEVFFPGGRAPRAGEVWRSPLHAKTLKEIAESHGESLYRGALAEALARFSEATGGLLTLEDLKAHTPEWVEPLSLEYKGLTVHELPPNGQGVAVLLALAILEGFSLKPEDPWSYHLQVEAMRLALADAFRHVADPRYAEVPPQAFLSRAYAAERRRLIGEGALPSVLPGLRPEGTVYLAAADGEVMVSLIQSNYQGFGAGVLVPGTGIALHNRGLGFSLEPGHPNRVGPGKRPYHTIIPGFLTREGKPLGPFGVMGGFMQPQGHVQVVVGLADFGLNPQAALDRPRWQVVPGREGDEVALEPGVAQAVALFLKDLGHRVRYEAEPGFFGRGQAILRQGEALVGASDPRAEGLALAL